A genome region from Alicyclobacillus acidocaldarius subsp. acidocaldarius DSM 446 includes the following:
- the lepB gene encoding signal peptidase I, with protein MTEQGSGNVEQRQPMEERPKRNWFSGLFLPILIGVAIAMALRLWVVSPARVPSASMYPTIPATSSRNFAYVIVNKLATELWPIHRGEVVVFHWPDDPSELFVKRVIGLPGDTVTVTSNAVYINGKKLVENNPDISKYNGTVVGTWKVPPGCYFMLGDNRPISDDSRLWVHKFVPRSMIVGEAEFVVYPFNKMSVISQHV; from the coding sequence ATGACAGAGCAGGGAAGTGGCAACGTGGAACAGCGACAACCGATGGAAGAGAGGCCGAAGCGCAACTGGTTTTCCGGCCTGTTTTTGCCCATCCTGATTGGCGTGGCCATTGCCATGGCGCTTCGGTTGTGGGTGGTGAGCCCCGCTCGGGTGCCGTCCGCTTCAATGTACCCCACCATCCCTGCGACGAGCTCCCGGAATTTCGCGTACGTGATCGTCAACAAGCTGGCGACGGAGCTTTGGCCCATTCACCGCGGGGAGGTCGTCGTGTTTCACTGGCCGGACGATCCGAGCGAGCTCTTCGTGAAGCGCGTGATCGGCTTGCCTGGGGACACGGTGACGGTGACGTCCAATGCCGTGTACATCAACGGCAAGAAGTTGGTCGAGAACAATCCGGATATTTCGAAGTACAACGGCACGGTCGTCGGGACGTGGAAGGTACCACCCGGGTGCTACTTCATGCTGGGGGACAACCGGCCCATCTCCGACGACAGTAGGCTCTGGGTGCACAAGTTCGTGCCGCGCTCCATGATTGTGGGTGAGGCGGAATTTGTGGTCTATCCGTTCAACAAAATGAGCGTCATCTCCCAACACGTGTGA
- a CDS encoding aldo/keto reductase: MQYVRLGKTGLEVSRICLGCMSYGDPERGTHSWVLREEEARPFIRKALDLGINFFDTANVYSLGASEEILGRALRDFVRRDEVVIATKVHGRMRPGPNGGGLSRKHILEEIDNSLRRLGTDYVDLYQIHRFDPNTPVEETMEALHDVVKAGKARYIGASSMYAWQFLKLQHAAELHGWTKFVSMQNYYNLLYREEEREMMPLCQADGIGVIPWSPLARGRLTRDWDTRTARSETDEFGRKLYALTEESDRRIVERVKGVAERRGVPMAQVALAWVLSKPFVTAPIIGATKLHHLEDAVAALELQLTQDEIAELEENYVPHPVLGHQ; encoded by the coding sequence ATGCAGTATGTGCGCCTCGGCAAGACGGGGCTCGAGGTTTCTCGCATTTGCCTCGGATGCATGAGCTATGGGGATCCGGAGCGCGGCACGCACTCGTGGGTGCTGCGGGAGGAGGAGGCGCGCCCGTTCATCCGGAAGGCGCTCGATCTCGGCATCAACTTCTTCGATACGGCAAACGTGTACTCGCTCGGCGCCAGCGAGGAGATCCTAGGCCGCGCGCTGCGCGACTTCGTCAGGCGTGACGAGGTCGTGATCGCCACCAAGGTGCACGGGCGCATGCGGCCGGGGCCGAACGGCGGCGGGCTTTCGCGCAAACATATCCTCGAGGAGATCGACAACAGCCTGCGACGCTTGGGCACGGATTACGTGGATCTGTATCAGATCCATCGGTTTGACCCGAACACGCCGGTCGAGGAGACGATGGAGGCCTTGCACGACGTCGTGAAGGCGGGCAAGGCGCGGTACATCGGTGCGTCCTCCATGTACGCGTGGCAGTTCTTGAAGCTTCAGCACGCGGCCGAATTGCACGGGTGGACGAAGTTCGTGTCGATGCAGAACTACTACAATCTCCTGTATCGCGAGGAGGAGCGGGAGATGATGCCGCTCTGCCAGGCAGACGGTATCGGCGTCATTCCGTGGAGTCCGCTCGCGCGCGGCCGGCTGACGCGGGACTGGGACACGCGCACGGCGAGATCGGAGACGGATGAATTTGGGCGAAAGCTGTACGCGCTGACGGAGGAGAGCGATCGACGTATTGTCGAACGGGTCAAGGGCGTGGCGGAACGGCGCGGCGTGCCGATGGCGCAGGTGGCGCTGGCGTGGGTGTTGTCGAAGCCGTTCGTGACGGCGCCCATCATCGGCGCGACGAAGCTCCATCACCTGGAGGACGCCGTGGCGGCGCTCGAGCTTCAGCTGACGCAGGACGAGATCGCCGAGCTCGAAGAGAACTACGTGCCGCATCCGGTCCTGGGCCACCAGTGA
- a CDS encoding PDC sensor domain-containing protein — protein MPCGERGAAWFQAALAGESYISAPYLSAQSRRRCITVSVPIVHDQKVVGCIGADVYI, from the coding sequence ATCCCCTGCGGCGAGCGCGGCGCGGCGTGGTTCCAGGCCGCCCTGGCTGGGGAGTCGTACATATCCGCGCCCTACCTTTCGGCGCAAAGCCGCAGGCGATGCATCACGGTGAGCGTGCCGATTGTCCATGACCAAAAAGTGGTTGGATGCATCGGAGCAGATGTGTATATTTAG
- a CDS encoding peptide chain release factor 3 — MSVELEPKQALLDEGSRYANRRTFAIISHPDAGKTTMTEKLLLFGGAIREAGAVKGRKARRHATSDWMEIEKQRGISVTSTVLQFDYMGCRLNLLDTPGHEDFSEDTYRTLAAADSAVMLIDAAKGVEPQTIKLFEVCRMRGIPIFTFINKLDRHGKDPFELMEEIERVLGIRSCPVTWPIGMGPDFQGIYHRMEGRFERFTSRTEEMTSVQVPDLNDPALAEVLGEALWQKLKDDIELLDVAGDPFDADLVRQGKLTPMYFGSAIANFGVASFLESFIQLAPAPGPRETNAGVVRPDDPVFTGFVFKIQANMNPAHRDRVAFVRICSGKFARGMTVTHVRTGKRLALTQPQQFFGQERETVDEAYAGDIIGIHDPGLFRIGDTLAERGTLEFPPLPSFSPEHFARVSVPNAMKYKQFHKGIAELSEEGAVQVFRQANRTEDLILGAVGQLQFDVFVYRMKHEYGVDVEMIRLPYQFARWLASDEPVEHLQFDRYATLVVRDRDGRTVLLFQTEFAMQWLLDKNPNVRLHKTSFELDAAQERSGE; from the coding sequence ATGTCCGTGGAGTTAGAACCCAAGCAGGCGCTCCTCGACGAGGGCTCGCGCTATGCGAACCGTCGAACGTTCGCCATCATCTCGCACCCGGACGCGGGGAAGACGACGATGACCGAAAAGCTGCTTTTGTTCGGCGGCGCCATCCGCGAGGCGGGCGCGGTGAAGGGGCGGAAGGCGCGGAGGCACGCGACGAGCGACTGGATGGAGATTGAGAAGCAGCGCGGCATCTCGGTCACGTCGACCGTGCTGCAGTTCGATTACATGGGGTGTCGCCTGAACCTGCTCGACACGCCGGGGCACGAAGACTTCAGCGAGGACACGTACCGGACGCTCGCGGCGGCCGACAGCGCGGTGATGTTGATCGACGCGGCGAAGGGCGTGGAGCCGCAGACCATCAAGCTGTTCGAGGTCTGCCGGATGCGCGGCATCCCCATTTTCACGTTCATCAACAAGCTCGACCGCCACGGCAAGGATCCGTTCGAGTTGATGGAAGAGATCGAGCGCGTGCTCGGCATCCGCTCCTGTCCGGTGACCTGGCCCATTGGCATGGGACCCGATTTCCAGGGGATCTATCACCGAATGGAAGGGCGGTTTGAGCGCTTTACGAGCCGGACGGAGGAGATGACGTCCGTGCAGGTGCCGGACTTGAACGATCCGGCCCTCGCTGAGGTGCTCGGCGAAGCGCTCTGGCAAAAACTCAAAGACGACATCGAACTGCTCGATGTCGCGGGCGACCCGTTTGATGCGGATCTCGTTCGCCAGGGCAAGCTGACGCCGATGTACTTCGGCAGTGCGATTGCCAACTTCGGCGTCGCGTCGTTTCTCGAATCGTTCATTCAGCTCGCGCCCGCGCCCGGCCCGCGCGAGACCAACGCAGGCGTGGTGCGCCCGGACGATCCCGTCTTCACCGGGTTCGTCTTCAAAATTCAGGCGAACATGAATCCCGCGCACCGGGATCGCGTCGCGTTTGTCCGGATCTGCTCGGGCAAGTTTGCGCGCGGCATGACGGTGACGCACGTGCGCACGGGCAAGCGCCTTGCGCTCACGCAGCCGCAGCAGTTCTTCGGCCAGGAGCGCGAGACCGTCGACGAGGCCTACGCCGGCGACATCATCGGCATTCACGATCCCGGGCTGTTCCGCATCGGCGACACGCTCGCCGAGCGAGGCACCTTGGAATTTCCGCCGCTGCCCTCGTTTTCGCCGGAACACTTTGCGCGGGTGTCCGTGCCGAACGCGATGAAGTACAAGCAGTTCCACAAGGGAATTGCCGAGTTGTCCGAAGAGGGCGCCGTGCAGGTGTTTCGCCAGGCCAACCGCACGGAGGATCTGATCCTCGGCGCCGTTGGCCAGCTTCAGTTCGACGTGTTCGTCTACCGCATGAAGCACGAGTACGGCGTCGACGTGGAGATGATCCGCTTGCCGTACCAGTTCGCGCGGTGGCTGGCGTCCGACGAGCCCGTCGAACACCTCCAGTTCGACCGATACGCGACACTCGTGGTGCGCGATCGCGACGGGCGCACGGTGCTCTTGTTCCAGACCGAGTTCGCCATGCAGTGGCTATTGGACAAAAATCCGAATGTGCGCCTGCACAAGACGTCGTTCGAACTGGACGCGGCCCAGGAGCGCTCGGGGGAGTGA
- a CDS encoding ABC transporter substrate-binding protein has product MRRSWVLGTASAVILAGAGTGVALDRGHAHDAVRVAPAEAASANGVVQITFWNGHPSGALKKEMHTLVDEFNATHPHIHVTVIDKYAQIQPVTAAMTAGDAPNVIMPHLDAAQQFAADGYLVNLTPYIDGPSGFTKAQLSSFFYPSVWNGRAIEPGKQYILPFEENGHMVIFYNADLFKKAGISSPPKTWQQLRADARKITALGGSIHGIAWTPSMEQFLTMVADNSGKIWASSSETRFALNNPQAVATLSFLRDLVAQGDMILTQNYDYQLDFGTGNIGLLIESSAGWTYDVQSVGGKFPVKASPAPAGTSGRAYNYVDGDSLAILNTGTKAQQDAAWTFIRWLASPAENAQWDQAANYLPIGPAAAAQLKPYYASHPDQAAAFTNPSTWLTDPAANATQYYAALTAMQTELLKALNGQESPQQAIANMNTVGNQYLSGERRS; this is encoded by the coding sequence GTGAGACGAAGCTGGGTTCTCGGCACCGCATCCGCCGTGATCTTGGCGGGCGCGGGAACCGGTGTGGCACTCGATCGCGGGCACGCGCACGACGCGGTTCGCGTGGCGCCTGCGGAAGCGGCGAGCGCAAACGGAGTCGTTCAGATCACATTTTGGAACGGGCATCCTTCTGGCGCGCTGAAGAAGGAGATGCACACCCTTGTCGACGAGTTCAACGCCACCCATCCTCACATCCATGTCACGGTTATCGACAAGTACGCGCAGATTCAGCCCGTCACCGCCGCAATGACCGCTGGCGATGCGCCGAACGTGATCATGCCTCACCTCGATGCCGCTCAGCAGTTCGCGGCAGACGGCTACCTCGTGAACCTGACGCCGTACATCGACGGACCGAGCGGTTTCACGAAGGCTCAACTCTCCTCGTTCTTCTATCCCTCTGTCTGGAACGGCCGCGCCATCGAGCCGGGCAAACAATACATCCTCCCGTTCGAAGAAAACGGGCATATGGTAATCTTCTACAACGCGGATCTGTTCAAGAAGGCGGGCATCTCGTCGCCGCCCAAGACGTGGCAGCAGCTCAGGGCGGATGCGCGGAAGATCACGGCGCTCGGCGGAAGCATCCACGGCATTGCATGGACCCCCTCCATGGAGCAATTCCTGACGATGGTCGCAGACAACAGCGGAAAGATTTGGGCATCCAGCAGCGAGACGCGGTTCGCCCTGAACAACCCGCAGGCCGTCGCCACCCTCTCCTTTTTGCGCGATCTCGTCGCGCAGGGCGACATGATCCTCACCCAAAACTACGACTATCAATTGGATTTTGGCACGGGCAACATCGGTTTGCTCATCGAATCGTCCGCAGGGTGGACCTATGACGTGCAGTCGGTCGGCGGCAAGTTCCCGGTCAAAGCGTCCCCGGCGCCCGCTGGCACGTCCGGCCGCGCGTACAACTACGTCGACGGCGACAGCCTCGCCATTTTGAACACGGGAACCAAGGCGCAGCAGGATGCGGCGTGGACGTTCATTCGCTGGCTCGCGAGCCCCGCGGAAAACGCGCAGTGGGATCAGGCGGCGAATTACCTTCCCATCGGACCCGCTGCAGCAGCCCAGCTGAAACCGTACTATGCTTCCCATCCCGACCAGGCGGCCGCCTTCACGAATCCATCCACATGGCTGACGGATCCGGCCGCGAACGCGACGCAATACT
- a CDS encoding phosphodiester glycosidase family protein yields the protein MIARKRAAALAAVMYLALVACVASFVYRWNVPKPVERDRVVRVASPARPLPRLDAPVFGAPLYRPPKPPSGMRLSVIHEPNFTAYVLWVRDPRRVEIVETRYAGDVGETVEQFVNDWHAVAGVNGGSFTDTNWQGTGGLVQGIVISNGRILKRASGPESIVGFTADGRLISGTYTLAELQAMGVTQALMFGPTLVDRGVDQIQGAGDWGYAPRTAIGQTADGTVILMVTDGRELHGPADIGASLGDIARLMISLGAVTAANLDGGSSATLVYDGCLINQPTDILGERYIGTAVIVK from the coding sequence GTGATCGCAAGGAAGCGTGCGGCGGCCCTGGCCGCGGTCATGTATTTGGCGCTTGTCGCTTGTGTAGCTTCGTTTGTGTACCGGTGGAATGTGCCCAAGCCGGTCGAGCGGGACCGCGTGGTCCGCGTGGCGAGTCCGGCGCGCCCGTTGCCGCGGCTTGACGCGCCGGTCTTCGGCGCTCCGCTGTACAGACCGCCCAAACCGCCATCGGGCATGCGCCTGTCCGTGATCCACGAGCCGAACTTCACGGCGTACGTGCTTTGGGTGCGGGATCCGCGGCGCGTCGAAATCGTGGAGACGCGATATGCGGGCGACGTGGGCGAAACGGTCGAACAATTCGTGAACGACTGGCACGCGGTCGCGGGCGTCAACGGCGGATCGTTCACGGACACCAACTGGCAGGGGACGGGAGGGCTCGTGCAGGGCATCGTCATCAGCAACGGGCGGATTCTGAAGCGCGCGAGCGGTCCCGAAAGCATTGTCGGCTTCACGGCGGACGGCCGCCTCATCTCAGGCACCTACACGCTCGCCGAATTGCAGGCGATGGGCGTCACGCAGGCGCTCATGTTTGGGCCTACGCTCGTCGATCGCGGCGTGGACCAAATCCAGGGCGCGGGCGACTGGGGCTATGCGCCGCGGACGGCGATAGGGCAGACGGCGGACGGGACGGTGATTCTGATGGTGACCGACGGCCGCGAGCTCCATGGGCCCGCGGACATTGGCGCGAGCCTCGGCGACATCGCGCGCCTCATGATCTCGCTCGGCGCCGTCACGGCGGCCAATCTGGACGGCGGCTCGTCCGCGACGCTCGTCTACGATGGCTGCTTGATCAACCAGCCCACGGACATCCTGGGCGAGCGATACATCGGCACGGCCGTGATCGTCAAATAG
- a CDS encoding M14 family metallopeptidase produces the protein MPTATYMTYPQLVDRLRRLADLAPDLVRLEVIGKSRLGRDLFAVTLTDAATGSPLDKPGVLVDGNIHAGEVCASSAVVHWIERLVEERDRDPVVRELLRTRTVYAIPRIAVDGAEVYLTTPARLRSSPHLYPHTSPPDGFVEDDVNGDGRILWMRVPAEDGAYAIDEIDPRVMRPRQPGEIGGVYYHVFPEGRVMRTSQGGARPAASSARDVRLHGMDFNRNFPIRWAGESGQSGAGPFPLSEPELRALVDFIQAHPNIAAYAALHTSGGVILRQPSTGDDTVLSPLDRALFTEVARMGERETGYFSGSNYEKFATGHEAVLMPGAADDWMYDHLGVLSFTVELWDLRRRAGARGYGEIGMRKMMALTVEERLEDERKVVDYVAREFPDAYTPWTLFDHPDFGRVEIGGLDPKFVIQNPPPALLEEECDRVGRFLTRLGLSTARLVVSGISVEPVAEGVYRVVAEVANAGFLPTASTKKGRDLALEGIRAELRGASEILAGASPCELDHLDGYGFHGNWRLPAHQRAHVEWVVRGAPGAFIEVRFSTPRAGRATASVALP, from the coding sequence GTGCCGACGGCAACCTACATGACCTACCCACAACTCGTCGATCGCCTGCGCCGACTCGCCGACCTGGCGCCGGATCTCGTTCGGCTTGAGGTCATCGGGAAGAGCCGGCTCGGGAGAGACCTGTTTGCCGTCACGCTGACGGATGCGGCGACGGGATCGCCCCTCGACAAGCCGGGCGTCTTGGTCGACGGCAACATTCACGCGGGCGAGGTGTGCGCGTCGAGCGCCGTCGTGCATTGGATCGAGCGCCTGGTGGAAGAGCGGGACCGCGATCCGGTCGTGCGCGAGTTGCTTCGGACGCGCACGGTGTACGCCATCCCGCGCATCGCGGTCGACGGCGCGGAGGTGTATCTCACCACGCCGGCCAGGCTTCGCTCGAGCCCGCACCTGTACCCGCACACGTCGCCACCGGACGGCTTTGTCGAGGACGACGTCAATGGCGACGGGCGGATTCTGTGGATGCGCGTGCCGGCAGAGGACGGGGCCTACGCCATCGACGAGATCGATCCGCGCGTGATGCGCCCGCGGCAGCCGGGCGAGATCGGGGGCGTGTATTACCACGTCTTCCCCGAGGGCCGCGTCATGCGGACATCGCAAGGCGGGGCGCGGCCGGCTGCATCGTCCGCGCGGGACGTGCGCCTCCACGGCATGGACTTCAACCGGAACTTTCCCATCCGCTGGGCCGGGGAGAGCGGCCAGTCGGGGGCGGGGCCGTTTCCGCTGTCGGAGCCCGAGTTGCGGGCGCTCGTCGACTTCATCCAGGCTCACCCCAACATCGCCGCGTATGCTGCCCTGCACACCTCGGGCGGCGTCATCCTGCGTCAGCCGTCGACCGGCGACGATACCGTGTTGTCTCCGCTCGATCGCGCGCTTTTCACGGAGGTCGCCCGGATGGGAGAGCGGGAGACGGGGTACTTCTCGGGCTCCAACTACGAGAAATTCGCGACGGGCCATGAGGCCGTCCTCATGCCCGGCGCGGCGGACGACTGGATGTACGATCATCTAGGCGTGCTCAGTTTCACGGTGGAACTCTGGGACCTGCGCCGGCGCGCCGGGGCGCGAGGATACGGCGAGATCGGCATGCGCAAGATGATGGCGCTGACGGTGGAGGAGCGGCTCGAGGACGAGCGCAAGGTCGTCGACTACGTGGCTCGCGAGTTTCCCGATGCCTATACGCCTTGGACGCTGTTTGATCACCCCGACTTCGGGCGCGTGGAGATCGGCGGGTTGGACCCAAAATTCGTGATTCAGAATCCGCCGCCCGCTCTGCTCGAGGAGGAGTGCGATCGCGTCGGGCGGTTCCTCACGCGGCTTGGTCTGTCGACGGCGCGGCTCGTGGTGAGTGGCATCTCCGTGGAGCCGGTCGCGGAAGGCGTGTACCGCGTGGTCGCGGAGGTGGCGAACGCGGGCTTTTTGCCGACGGCGAGCACGAAAAAGGGGCGCGATCTCGCGCTGGAGGGCATCCGCGCCGAACTGCGCGGGGCATCGGAGATCCTCGCAGGTGCGTCGCCGTGCGAGTTGGATCACCTCGATGGGTACGGGTTTCACGGCAACTGGCGCCTCCCGGCGCATCAGCGGGCGCATGTGGAATGGGTGGTGCGCGGCGCGCCGGGGGCTTTCATCGAAGTCCGTTTTTCCACGCCGCGCGCGGGGCGGGCGACGGCGAGCGTCGCGCTCCCGTGA
- a CDS encoding acetamidase/formamidase family protein — MSTAVYTLDPRHIVYSLSPSHPPALSVPDGAVVHIETCDCFENQIEREDQDFGTLDWSRINPATGPVHVEGAAPGDLLAVHILDIELANRGIMTTGPDLGVMGAHLSENAIRFVEIDQNQVVLPGGVRAPLRPMIGVIGVAPATGAIPCGTPGDHGGNMDCTRITAGVVLLLPVSAPGALFALGDLHAAMGDGEVGVSGVEIAGRVTVRLEVVRGATCPAPMVVSADDVSIIASAATLDEAAELATKRAATWLAAAAHLHLADACMLLSAAGRLRICQVVDPLKTARMEIDRDLLHQLRVHLPV; from the coding sequence ATGTCCACCGCGGTGTACACGCTTGACCCCAGACACATCGTCTATTCGCTCTCTCCGTCCCACCCGCCCGCCCTGTCCGTTCCAGATGGCGCGGTGGTGCACATCGAGACGTGCGACTGTTTCGAGAATCAGATCGAGCGAGAAGACCAGGACTTCGGCACCCTCGACTGGAGCCGCATCAATCCCGCCACCGGCCCCGTCCACGTGGAGGGAGCGGCGCCGGGCGACCTGCTCGCCGTGCACATCTTGGACATCGAACTCGCCAACCGAGGCATCATGACCACCGGCCCTGACCTGGGCGTGATGGGCGCACATCTGAGCGAGAATGCCATTCGCTTCGTCGAGATCGACCAAAACCAGGTCGTCCTCCCCGGCGGCGTGCGCGCGCCGCTGCGGCCGATGATCGGCGTCATCGGCGTGGCCCCGGCAACCGGCGCCATCCCCTGCGGGACGCCCGGCGATCACGGCGGCAACATGGACTGCACGCGCATCACGGCGGGCGTGGTGCTCTTGCTCCCCGTCTCCGCCCCGGGCGCCTTGTTTGCGCTCGGCGATCTCCACGCGGCCATGGGCGACGGCGAAGTCGGCGTGTCCGGCGTCGAAATCGCAGGCCGTGTGACGGTGCGACTGGAAGTGGTGCGAGGGGCGACGTGTCCGGCGCCCATGGTGGTGTCTGCGGACGATGTGAGCATCATTGCCTCCGCGGCCACCTTGGACGAGGCGGCCGAGTTGGCGACGAAACGGGCCGCCACGTGGCTCGCGGCCGCCGCTCACCTCCATCTCGCCGACGCCTGCATGTTACTGAGCGCGGCCGGTCGGCTTCGCATCTGCCAAGTCGTCGATCCGCTCAAGACGGCGCGGATGGAGATCGACCGCGACCTCCTCCATCAGCTCCGCGTTCATCTCCCGGTCTGA
- a CDS encoding MFS transporter — MLNLDRRLVRERNLWILVLGSLFSVGGDNAYFTILSWYTLTITGSQLALGATMTLASVPRVIFMLVGGAIADRVSRKWIMGISLAARAAVLAAFALRIALFGPRAPLWAIDLMAVLFGVIDSFYYPATSSIVQTAVEEEHVAQASSIVQTVQQASTVVGPILAAVLLAQRDYRLMFVVVAFVFAVAAVTVFWLRLRAHGGLAEPVQGVTAVLRDIADGLRFVAQIRLLLIVMCLSLVVNLFCIGPLSIGVPVMIRGRGWTGAVLGEYQSALGIGSIVGGVIVALLKGFQGKLIWIGMCGALMGLAMATVGYWQVPIQGMAALGLVGILMSIVNIPFLAFLQSSIPEEKLGRVMSVLMLVSVGFTPISYALSSWILQQGVAPELLLLACGAGVAGAFAALYATPDYRHIESHPLLTKQALVGVRKAGKMKQP, encoded by the coding sequence TTGCTGAATCTCGACAGGCGGCTTGTGCGCGAGCGCAATCTGTGGATTCTTGTTTTGGGCTCACTGTTTTCGGTGGGCGGCGACAATGCGTACTTCACGATTTTGAGCTGGTACACGCTGACCATCACCGGATCCCAGCTCGCGCTCGGCGCCACCATGACGCTCGCCTCGGTGCCGCGCGTCATCTTCATGCTGGTCGGCGGCGCCATCGCCGACCGCGTCAGCCGCAAATGGATCATGGGCATTTCCCTCGCCGCGCGCGCAGCCGTCCTGGCCGCCTTCGCGCTTCGCATCGCGCTTTTTGGCCCGCGAGCGCCGCTCTGGGCCATCGACCTGATGGCGGTGTTGTTCGGCGTGATCGACTCGTTCTATTACCCGGCTACCTCGTCCATCGTGCAGACCGCCGTCGAGGAGGAGCACGTGGCGCAGGCCTCAAGCATCGTCCAGACCGTGCAGCAGGCGAGCACCGTGGTGGGTCCGATTCTCGCGGCCGTCCTGTTGGCGCAGCGGGACTACCGGTTGATGTTCGTCGTGGTGGCCTTCGTGTTTGCCGTGGCGGCCGTGACGGTGTTCTGGCTTCGTCTTCGCGCGCACGGGGGCCTCGCCGAGCCCGTGCAGGGCGTGACTGCCGTTCTGCGCGACATCGCGGACGGCCTCCGGTTTGTGGCACAGATCCGCCTTCTGCTCATCGTGATGTGCCTGAGCTTGGTCGTGAATCTCTTTTGCATCGGTCCGCTTAGTATCGGCGTGCCGGTGATGATCCGCGGCCGGGGTTGGACGGGCGCGGTGCTCGGCGAATACCAGTCTGCGCTCGGAATTGGGTCCATTGTCGGAGGCGTGATTGTCGCGCTGCTCAAGGGATTTCAGGGCAAGCTCATCTGGATTGGCATGTGCGGCGCGCTCATGGGCCTGGCCATGGCGACGGTCGGCTACTGGCAGGTGCCCATCCAGGGGATGGCGGCGCTCGGCCTCGTGGGCATCCTCATGAGCATCGTCAACATCCCGTTCCTCGCCTTTTTACAAAGCAGTATCCCCGAAGAAAAGCTCGGTCGGGTGATGTCGGTCCTGATGCTCGTCAGCGTCGGGTTCACGCCCATCAGCTACGCCTTGTCCTCGTGGATTCTCCAGCAGGGCGTGGCACCGGAGTTGCTCCTGCTCGCCTGCGGCGCGGGCGTGGCCGGCGCGTTCGCCGCGCTTTACGCGACGCCCGACTATCGGCACATCGAATCCCACCCGCTCTTGACGAAACAAGCTCTCGTCGGCGTGCGGAAGGCAGGAAAAATGAAGCAACCGTGA